From one Gimesia sp. genomic stretch:
- the hemG gene encoding protoporphyrinogen oxidase gives MTDSNPSTAVKRIAVIGGGVTGLSAAHRILELADEQQQPVEVTLFEAQPESGGWIGTIDQGDYLIDTGADMFITNKPAGINLCKRLGLVDQLISTDTRYRGALVLSRGLTVPVPLGFELMTPSRMLPILRTPLLSLWGKIRMGLEYFLPRRHSSNGLDQDDESLAHFVTRRFGKEALTRLVQPLVAGIYTSDPEKLSLRATLPRFLDMERDHRSLIKAARHQKKAARSQSDATGARYGLFAAFKGGMQTLTRTLAERVSERGTILFEHCVTHVVPSAGGGYEVTMASKGTAQTQHFDAVLIAAPTHQAASMTTGFAPELSSLLAQIEYASTAILVNIYKLSDIKHPLRAFGLVIPAAEKRKIFAVAFASRKFPGRAPEDCIQLRTFIGGAMQSEMLEHTDEELQEIVRSELDDILGLQGKPLFSKLLRHNQSMPQYHLGHLELVEQIEQQASRYPGLELAGNAYRGVGIPDSIQSAEDAAERLMLTLTADASAQSP, from the coding sequence ATGACTGACTCCAATCCTTCAACAGCAGTAAAACGCATCGCCGTGATTGGTGGTGGAGTGACAGGTCTATCTGCTGCACATCGTATTCTGGAACTGGCCGATGAACAGCAGCAGCCTGTGGAAGTGACCCTTTTCGAAGCACAACCTGAATCAGGTGGGTGGATCGGGACTATCGATCAGGGTGATTATCTGATCGATACCGGCGCCGACATGTTCATTACCAACAAGCCTGCAGGTATCAATCTTTGTAAGCGTCTGGGGCTGGTAGATCAGCTGATTTCCACTGATACCCGCTACCGGGGAGCACTCGTATTGAGTCGAGGGTTAACAGTGCCTGTCCCACTCGGGTTCGAACTGATGACCCCCTCGCGCATGCTCCCTATACTGCGTACTCCGTTGCTGAGCTTGTGGGGGAAAATTCGCATGGGACTGGAATACTTTCTGCCCCGTCGGCACAGTTCAAATGGTCTTGACCAGGACGATGAAAGTCTTGCCCATTTCGTAACCCGCCGATTTGGTAAAGAAGCTCTGACGCGACTCGTGCAACCACTGGTAGCTGGTATTTATACCTCCGATCCAGAGAAACTAAGCTTACGGGCGACACTTCCACGCTTCCTGGACATGGAACGGGATCATCGCAGCCTGATCAAAGCCGCCCGGCATCAGAAGAAAGCAGCCCGCTCCCAGTCCGATGCCACAGGTGCCCGTTATGGTCTGTTTGCCGCGTTCAAGGGAGGTATGCAAACGCTGACACGCACTCTGGCGGAGCGTGTCTCCGAGCGGGGAACAATCCTCTTTGAACATTGTGTTACCCATGTTGTGCCCTCAGCGGGGGGGGGATATGAAGTGACCATGGCCTCGAAGGGAACAGCTCAAACACAGCATTTCGACGCCGTTTTAATCGCGGCGCCCACACATCAGGCGGCGAGTATGACCACAGGATTCGCTCCCGAACTCTCCAGCCTGCTTGCGCAGATTGAATACGCATCTACAGCGATTCTCGTTAATATCTATAAGCTCTCAGATATCAAACATCCGCTCCGCGCTTTTGGTCTGGTGATTCCTGCTGCAGAGAAACGCAAAATATTTGCAGTCGCATTCGCCAGTCGCAAGTTTCCTGGTCGAGCGCCGGAAGATTGTATTCAACTTCGTACTTTCATCGGTGGTGCCATGCAATCAGAAATGCTGGAACACACCGATGAGGAACTGCAGGAAATTGTGCGCAGCGAACTCGACGATATCCTGGGACTGCAGGGCAAACCTCTGTTCTCTAAGTTGCTCAGACACAATCAGTCCATGCCCCAGTATCATCTTGGGCATCTGGAACTGGTCGAGCAGATCGAACAACAGGCGTCACGCTATCCAGGGTTGGAACTGGCCGGTAATGCCTATCGTGGTGTTGGCATACCTGATTCGATTCAGAGTGCAGAGGACGCCGCAGAGCGGCTCATGCTTACTCTCACTGCAGACGCATCAGCTCAATCCCCTTAA
- the hemE gene encoding uroporphyrinogen decarboxylase, which translates to MNSPQADTAYCQNSRFMKAVRREPVDTTPIWIMRQAGRYLPEYMEVRNRVTFIELCKTPELAAEVTLTAQSVLGVDAAILFADLLPILEPMGLDLEYVKGEGPVIHNPIQESSQVDRLTDIADMNCLEFVFDAVKLIRADLPTDIPLLGFAGCPFTLASYAIEGGSSKNYRRTKQIMYNDPVAWDALMNRFVDNLIIYLQRQITAGCQAVQIFDSWAGCLSPEDYQQYVQPYTAKLVAGVQDHAPVINFMTGNPALIPLQKQTGGQVFGIDWRINLADAWEILGPDVAVQGNLDPIALYADLPVLKQKAKSVLDAAGGRNGHIFNLGHGVMPDMNPDNVKALVEMVHELGCR; encoded by the coding sequence ATGAATTCGCCGCAGGCTGATACAGCCTATTGTCAAAACAGTCGGTTTATGAAGGCTGTCCGTCGCGAGCCCGTTGATACCACCCCCATCTGGATTATGCGACAGGCAGGACGTTACCTGCCGGAATACATGGAAGTTCGTAATCGGGTCACCTTCATTGAACTCTGTAAAACTCCTGAACTCGCAGCGGAAGTCACTCTCACTGCACAGAGTGTACTGGGGGTTGATGCTGCCATCCTGTTCGCTGATTTACTGCCGATTCTTGAGCCTATGGGTTTGGATCTGGAATATGTCAAAGGCGAAGGCCCAGTCATTCACAATCCAATTCAGGAATCTTCCCAGGTTGATCGTCTGACCGATATCGCTGATATGAACTGCCTGGAATTTGTCTTTGATGCCGTCAAACTGATCCGTGCCGACTTGCCGACAGATATTCCTCTGCTCGGTTTTGCCGGCTGCCCCTTTACCCTGGCGAGCTATGCCATCGAAGGGGGAAGCTCAAAAAATTACCGACGCACCAAGCAGATTATGTATAACGATCCGGTTGCCTGGGATGCCCTGATGAACCGCTTCGTTGACAACCTGATCATCTATCTGCAACGACAGATCACAGCCGGATGCCAGGCCGTGCAGATCTTCGATAGCTGGGCCGGCTGTCTTTCCCCTGAAGATTATCAGCAGTACGTTCAGCCTTATACCGCGAAGCTGGTGGCCGGGGTACAGGATCACGCTCCTGTCATTAACTTCATGACAGGGAACCCCGCTCTGATCCCACTGCAGAAGCAGACCGGCGGTCAGGTCTTTGGGATCGACTGGCGTATTAACCTCGCAGATGCCTGGGAAATTCTTGGTCCGGATGTGGCAGTTCAGGGGAACCTGGATCCGATTGCTCTCTATGCCGATCTGCCGGTTCTCAAGCAGAAAGCAAAGTCCGTCCTCGATGCCGCCGGCGGTCGCAACGGTCATATCTTTAACCTCGGACATGGCGTGATGCCTGATATGAATCCAGACAACGTCAAAGCGCTTGTTGAAATGGTCCATGAACTCGGCTGCAGATAA
- a CDS encoding uroporphyrinogen-III synthase: MNATSLRVCSFESRKQDAMQALIERNQGIPTLVHSMDEIPLEDNAQVKSFCERLFRGEIDVIVFLTGVGATALLQAAEAYYPRERVLDALRKTIVTVRGPKPTVVLRNWEVPIHYSAPEPNTWHEIISIWNEKEFSVTGKHIVVQEYGKPVQEFYDELRNQGAQVTPVTVYRWALPEDTSGLRNAVHATIRGEFDILMFTSAQQVSHVLQIAEEEQVRDKWLAAAARAMIASVGPACSEALNQEGLPIDFESSPPKMGPLVKGALESAHEILARKK, from the coding sequence ATGAATGCTACCAGTTTACGCGTCTGTAGTTTTGAAAGTCGAAAACAGGACGCCATGCAGGCTCTGATCGAACGCAATCAGGGGATTCCCACTCTGGTGCACTCCATGGATGAAATACCATTGGAAGACAATGCGCAGGTTAAATCATTTTGCGAACGGTTGTTTCGTGGTGAAATCGATGTGATTGTCTTTCTGACCGGAGTCGGAGCTACTGCTCTGCTACAGGCTGCAGAGGCATATTATCCCCGGGAACGGGTTCTCGACGCTTTGCGAAAAACAATAGTTACAGTGCGCGGACCTAAGCCAACTGTTGTACTTCGCAACTGGGAAGTTCCCATTCATTATTCCGCCCCGGAACCCAATACCTGGCACGAAATTATTTCGATCTGGAACGAAAAAGAATTCTCCGTTACCGGTAAGCACATTGTCGTTCAGGAATACGGAAAGCCGGTTCAGGAATTTTATGACGAACTCCGTAATCAGGGAGCCCAGGTGACGCCGGTGACCGTATATCGCTGGGCGCTTCCTGAAGATACTTCCGGGCTGCGAAATGCAGTTCATGCAACGATCAGAGGAGAATTTGACATCCTGATGTTCACGAGTGCACAGCAGGTGTCTCATGTTCTGCAGATCGCTGAAGAGGAACAGGTCCGCGATAAATGGCTCGCTGCTGCAGCCAGGGCAATGATCGCTTCAGTCGGTCCCGCCTGCTCCGAGGCCCTGAATCAGGAGGGACTCCCTATCGACTTCGAATCGAGCCCACCTAAAATGGGGCCGCTGGTTAAAGGGGCCTTAGAGTCTGCTCATGAAATCCTGGCCCGGAAAAAATGA
- the glgB gene encoding 1,4-alpha-glucan branching protein GlgB yields MSQSFHPETNQNRPNVPWRPQSLHNKIQTRRPLFTSAELHALKTGMHCTMYQSMGAHPDEVNGIKGTRFAVWAPNAQEVCVICDRNHWKHGENHLNSSDAGVWSGFLPEVGQGDAYKFSLRGQNGEFFEKSDPYAFYSELRPKTASIVYDIENFPWQDQQWLRKRQETNWHNEPVSIYEVHLGSWKRPKDGRQFFSYRELAKELVDYVHQMGYTHIQLMPVTEHPFDGSWGYQTTGYFAPTSRFGTPHDLMYFVDYCHQAGVGVLFDWVPGHFPTDGHSLGRFDGTCIYEHADPRKGFHPDWGTYIFNYGRNEVRDFLLSSAHFWIDKYHFDGLRVDAVASMLYLDYSREEGEWVPNPSGGRENLEAIQFLKDANISLHGAYPGILTIAEESTSWGGVSHPVYNGGLGFSMKWDMGWMNDTLRYMHFDPIYRSHHQGELSFRMIYAFTENFVLPLSHDEVVHGKRSLLSQMPGDLWQQFANLRLLYGYQYTMPGKKLLFMGGELAQWTEWNHDNELDWKLIGHEKHDGIRRLIGDLNYLYRTEKPLYETDFSQEGFSWLQCDDSKNSVFAFQRNSTDDEEHVIVIANFTPVPREGYRIGVPKAGYYHEIINSDAKIYGGSNIGNAGGGYSEKISSHGKNNSITLNLPPLALLIMKPVAAPQKKIKPDTK; encoded by the coding sequence ATGAGCCAATCTTTTCATCCTGAAACAAACCAAAACCGCCCCAATGTTCCGTGGCGGCCCCAAAGCCTGCACAATAAGATTCAGACTCGTCGACCATTATTTACTTCCGCCGAACTTCACGCACTAAAGACAGGAATGCATTGCACCATGTACCAATCAATGGGAGCTCACCCCGACGAAGTTAATGGAATTAAAGGCACACGCTTCGCTGTCTGGGCACCAAATGCACAGGAAGTCTGTGTGATTTGTGATCGCAACCACTGGAAACATGGAGAAAATCACCTTAACTCCAGTGATGCAGGAGTCTGGTCGGGGTTTCTTCCCGAGGTAGGGCAGGGAGACGCTTATAAATTCAGTCTGCGAGGTCAGAACGGGGAGTTCTTTGAAAAGAGCGATCCCTACGCTTTTTACTCCGAACTACGCCCCAAGACTGCTTCGATCGTTTATGATATCGAAAACTTCCCCTGGCAGGACCAGCAGTGGTTACGGAAACGCCAGGAGACCAACTGGCATAATGAACCTGTTTCAATTTATGAAGTCCATTTGGGTTCCTGGAAACGCCCCAAAGACGGGCGTCAGTTCTTTTCTTACCGGGAGTTGGCCAAGGAACTGGTCGATTATGTGCATCAGATGGGCTACACCCACATTCAGCTGATGCCTGTCACAGAGCACCCGTTTGATGGATCCTGGGGCTATCAGACGACCGGTTATTTCGCGCCAACCAGCCGATTCGGCACCCCACATGACCTGATGTATTTCGTAGATTACTGCCATCAGGCGGGAGTCGGTGTACTGTTCGACTGGGTTCCCGGCCATTTTCCCACAGATGGTCACTCCCTCGGCCGTTTCGACGGCACCTGCATATACGAACATGCAGACCCTCGCAAAGGGTTCCACCCCGACTGGGGGACCTACATTTTTAATTACGGGCGGAACGAAGTTCGCGATTTTCTGTTGTCGAGTGCCCATTTCTGGATTGATAAGTATCACTTTGACGGTCTCCGCGTAGATGCCGTTGCCTCAATGCTGTATCTGGACTATTCACGAGAGGAAGGGGAGTGGGTTCCCAATCCCAGTGGAGGCCGTGAAAATCTGGAAGCAATTCAGTTCCTGAAGGACGCAAATATCAGCCTGCACGGAGCCTATCCGGGAATTCTCACGATTGCCGAAGAATCTACATCCTGGGGCGGTGTATCGCACCCGGTTTATAATGGAGGACTGGGATTCAGCATGAAATGGGATATGGGCTGGATGAACGACACCTTGCGTTACATGCATTTCGATCCGATTTATCGATCACATCACCAGGGCGAACTTTCTTTTCGCATGATCTATGCCTTTACAGAAAACTTTGTACTGCCTTTATCTCACGATGAAGTGGTACACGGTAAGCGTTCCCTGCTATCCCAGATGCCGGGCGATCTGTGGCAACAATTCGCAAATTTAAGACTGTTGTACGGATATCAATACACAATGCCAGGCAAAAAACTACTCTTCATGGGGGGAGAACTGGCACAGTGGACCGAATGGAATCATGATAACGAACTTGACTGGAAACTGATCGGTCACGAAAAACACGATGGAATTCGTCGCTTGATCGGCGACCTGAACTACTTATACCGTACCGAAAAACCTCTATATGAAACTGATTTTTCTCAGGAAGGATTCTCCTGGCTCCAGTGTGATGACTCGAAGAACAGCGTGTTTGCATTCCAGCGAAATTCGACAGATGATGAGGAGCACGTCATTGTGATTGCTAACTTCACACCTGTGCCAAGGGAAGGCTATCGAATCGGGGTCCCCAAAGCGGGTTACTACCATGAAATCATAAATAGCGATGCAAAGATTTACGGTGGTTCCAATATCGGAAATGCAGGTGGGGGCTATAGCGAGAAAATCAGCAGTCATGGCAAGAACAACAGTATCACGTTGAATTTGCCCCCCCTGGCATTGCTGATTATGAAACCGGTAGCAGCACCGCAGAAGAAAATAAAACCAGACACGAAGTAG
- a CDS encoding DUF1444 family protein, with protein MSDLEFQEWARYTGPACWYSLSYPGDWVKDEKDGILQLSPPEGESTLTISCHWKSVLPQTSTVAGMEMDFDQLFVRHRNIQQRTPLAIEHESSAYSGEAIIQKKRNWWQNLVSRIPGFPQNWQFWNLWLIRERSIQMVVTYFYDPRYKDEHFKIVQQILHSIQITLDPAHPPELFAQEVLTLAEAKFPLISSHLLPGFRLKFGEAELNLSNFYRAYLNSRSEFEKNITTALATILQINEWGTDQTEPEFEQVRDRIMPILLSRDSWQNHFPNFVGENWIANLAILYVVDESNAYWYIHEKLLEKWGINCEEIHELALTNLDRYFEYHQIELICMSREDGPDMIIQSKPDAYNASQVLSRGFYQQARRFLGSEFLAGVPNRDFLLALSLSESQIIEKIQHNIACDYLKMDHPLTDQLLVVTADGVSEYCGVG; from the coding sequence TTGTCTGACTTAGAATTTCAAGAATGGGCGCGTTACACGGGACCTGCGTGCTGGTATTCACTGTCCTATCCTGGCGACTGGGTTAAAGATGAGAAAGATGGGATTCTGCAACTCAGCCCCCCGGAAGGTGAGTCCACTCTTACAATCAGCTGTCACTGGAAATCAGTCCTGCCTCAGACTTCTACAGTTGCTGGCATGGAAATGGATTTCGATCAACTGTTCGTCAGGCATCGCAATATCCAGCAGCGCACCCCATTAGCAATCGAACATGAATCGAGTGCCTATTCTGGTGAAGCCATCATTCAAAAAAAACGGAACTGGTGGCAAAACCTGGTGTCGCGGATCCCCGGTTTTCCCCAGAACTGGCAGTTCTGGAACCTGTGGTTGATACGAGAGCGCTCGATTCAGATGGTAGTCACCTATTTTTATGATCCACGCTACAAAGACGAACATTTTAAAATCGTACAGCAAATCTTACACTCGATTCAGATTACTCTCGATCCTGCACATCCTCCAGAACTATTTGCACAGGAAGTCCTGACTCTGGCAGAAGCTAAGTTCCCACTGATTTCTTCACATTTATTACCGGGGTTCCGGCTCAAATTTGGTGAAGCAGAGTTGAATCTGAGCAATTTTTATCGAGCCTATCTGAATTCTCGATCTGAATTCGAGAAAAATATCACGACAGCCCTCGCCACGATTCTGCAGATCAATGAATGGGGAACTGATCAAACGGAACCGGAATTTGAACAGGTGCGGGATCGAATCATGCCGATCCTGTTATCCCGAGACTCCTGGCAGAACCATTTTCCCAATTTTGTCGGGGAGAACTGGATTGCGAATCTCGCCATCCTGTATGTGGTCGACGAATCAAACGCGTACTGGTATATTCATGAGAAGCTGCTGGAAAAGTGGGGAATCAACTGTGAAGAAATTCATGAGTTGGCCCTGACAAACCTGGACCGATATTTCGAGTATCACCAAATTGAGTTAATCTGCATGTCCCGGGAAGACGGGCCAGACATGATCATTCAAAGTAAACCTGATGCTTATAATGCATCTCAGGTACTGAGTCGGGGCTTTTATCAGCAGGCACGCCGGTTTCTGGGAAGCGAATTTCTGGCCGGGGTCCCCAACCGTGACTTTCTGCTGGCGCTCAGCTTAAGTGAGTCACAGATAATAGAAAAAATTCAGCACAATATTGCCTGTGATTATTTGAAAATGGACCACCCGCTTACGGATCAGTTACTGGTTGTCACTGCGGATGGAGTCAGCGAATATTGCGGTGTAGGCTGA